The genomic segment GAGGCACCGGCGGAGGTAACGCCGTCCTGCTTGCCGCGGCCGACCGAAGGGTCACCTGCGCCGTGAGCCAGGTTCCGGTCGCCGACGGCGCAGACTGGTTGCGCCGGATGCGCGAGACCGACGACGAATGGCAGACCTTCTTGGCCCGACTCGACGCCGACCGGGTCCGACGGGTCCTCGTCGGGCGGGGTGCGAACGTTCATCCCCGTGAAGAAATCATGATTCCTTCCGCCGAACGGCGCTCGACGACGGTCAAAAAGGACGTTGATGGTCGGATCCCGGCCTCCGTGCCGCTGGCCGCAGCCGATGAGATTCTGGCGTATCAGCCGGGTGATGTCGCCGGCCAGGTCAGCGGGTTGATGGTGGTGGCAGTCGAAGACGACCTGGTGACCCCGACAGATCACGCCGAAGTATTGTTCGATGCCGCCGCCGCACCCAAGAAGCTCGTAATGCAGCACAACACGACGCACTATGCCGCCTACGGGCAATATGGGGACATCGTTATTCCCCTGATCGTGGCATGGTTCGAACGCCATATTGGCGGCCCGCAGGGTTCAGACGTGGAAAGAGTCGAGGTCGGATTATGAGACGAGTCATCAGCGGAGGGGACGTATTCATGGAAGGGGCACGCCGCACCCTCGACATCGTCATCAACGGCGAATCGATCGAGGCGATAGTGGCTCCTGGCACCGGCCCAGCCAACGTCGACGCGATCGATGCGACTGGTCTGGTCGCCATCCCGGGTGGGGTCGATGTTCATGTCCACACCCGCGAACCCGGCTACACCCACAAGGAAGACCTCATAACCGTCAGCCGGGCCGCGGCCGCCGGTGGTTACACGACCATTTTCGGCATGCCCAACCTGGATCCTCCGACGATGACCGCCGAGGACCTTGACTCCGTGTTGGGGATGTACAACGAGAAAT from the Acidimicrobiia bacterium genome contains:
- a CDS encoding alpha/beta fold hydrolase — its product is MNETSVEFFSEGVRISGILRTPDRPGNRGGIVQGPGWLGLKDAQLYVPYHEALTAAGFTVLIFDYRGFGDSGPGTLSPSDQLADLSSAVTFLSTLDDIDHVGVFGSGGTGGGNAVLLAAADRRVTCAVSQVPVADGADWLRRMRETDDEWQTFLARLDADRVRRVLVGRGANVHPREEIMIPSAERRSTTVKKDVDGRIPASVPLAAADEILAYQPGDVAGQVSGLMVVAVEDDLVTPTDHAEVLFDAAAAPKKLVMQHNTTHYAAYGQYGDIVIPLIVAWFERHIGGPQGSDVERVEVGL